The proteins below come from a single Pichia kudriavzevii chromosome 2, complete sequence genomic window:
- a CDS encoding uncharacterized protein (PKUD0B08450; similar to Saccharomyces cerevisiae YIL099W (SGA1); ancestral locus Anc_2.276), with protein sequence MKYMSGHQVLEICTCMLLLSATGFSAPSTFVATTNIQNNNQPVLLSPPNPISLFESFISYMRLLFSRNKRFKKICTFVDSDIESIYELNITINETFESWLEEQKRFSFDSILENIGGVGFKYNDVAEGAVIASPSKDHPNYYYQWTRDAAITISSLVEFLEDNIDSIGGKNMKRVFLGIESYIKNSYDLQRIDNLSGKWETLDGLGEPKFMVDSTAFNESWGRPQRDGPGLRVITLTNYINFLLDNDFDFQTPKLKSFDFVYQEILKPDLSYIMKNWNKNGFDLWEEVDSYHLFTSLTLLKALKNGIKISEKFNDEEFCTKLRETFIALRAFILFDSGFKSLNVPYLIETPSLLYLGKRCGLDIGSLLATLRAHDIDDPSDIIDIPFSVEDSAVLSTLFALVNDMKFRYPINHEDGTFSKGVALGRYPEDIYDGYGLSEGNPWFIATATASEVLFNLIYLLYKNGNDLIIPKDQFFFYSSIVNLNPNMKSDEVIMPFGSEAFIKTTLSLLRYADSFLEVIHKHVAEGGHMSEQFNKYNGFMEGAEDLTWSYGSFWSAVRWRRKANQVVDLVLKS encoded by the coding sequence ATGAAGTATATGAGTGGACACCAAGTCTTGGAAATATGTACATGcatgttgttgttatcaGCCACTGGGTTCTCTGCTCCTTCAACCTTTGTTGCTACAACCAACATCCAAAATAATAACCAGCCGGTGCTTTTATCCCCACCAAACCCAATATCATTATTCGAGTCGTTTATTTCTTATATGAGGCtgttgttttcaagaaataaaagatttaaaaaaatatgtacTTTTGTCGATTCTGATATTGAGAGCATCTATGAACTAAATATCACGATAAATGAAACCTTTGAATCATGGcttgaagaacaaaagcgattttcatttgattcaatattggaaaatatTGGAGGTGTTGGTTTCAAGTACAATGATGTAGCTGAAGGTGCCGTGATTGCCTCGCCTTCGAAAGATCATCCAAACTACTACTATCAGTGGACAAGAGACGCAGCAATTACAATCTCTTCTttagttgaatttttaGAAGATAATATCGATAGTATAGGTGGTAAAAATATGAAGAGGGTTTTTTTGGGAATTGAGTCATATATTAAAAATAGCTACGACTTACAGAGAATAGACAACTTGTCAGGCAAATGGGAAACACTAGACGGGTTGGGTGAACCAAAATTCATGGTCGACTCTACAGCCTTTAATGAGAGTTGGGGGAGACCACAGAGGGATGGACCGGGATTACGAGTAATCACATTAACCAACTATATCAACTTTTTACTCGATAATgactttgattttcaaactccaaagttgaaaagttttgattttgtttatcaGGAAATCTTAAAGCCAGACTTGTCTTACATcatgaagaattggaacAAAAACGGGTTTGACCTTTGGGAAGAGGTAGATTCCTATCATTTATTCACTTCTTTAACACTGTTGAAAGCCCTCAAAAATGGTATTAAAATATCAgagaaattcaatgatgaagaattttgCACTAAATTAAGAGAAACATTTATTGCATTAAGAGCTTTTATTCTGTTTGACAGCGGCTTTAAAAGCTTAAACGTACCCTACCTAATTGAAACACCTTCCTTGTTATACCTTGGCAAACGATGCGGCTTAGACATTGGCTCTCTATTAGCAACTTTGAGGGCTCATGACATTGATGATCCTTCGGATATTATAGATATCCCATTCTCCGTCGAAGATTCCGCTGTCTTGAGCACTTTGTTTGCATTGGTGAATGACATGAAATTTAGATACCCAATCAATCATGAAGACGGAACTTTTAGTAAGGGTGTTGCATTAGGTAGATACCCAGAAGATATATATGATGGCTACGGTCTTAGCGAAGGCAACCCATGGTTTATTGCAACTGCAACGGCATCAGAGGTGCTATTCAACCTCATATATTTGCTTTacaaaaatggaaatgatTTGATCATACCTAAAGATcagtttttcttctattcTAGTATTGTTAACTTAAATCCTAATATGAAATCTGATGAAGTTATAATGCCCTTTGGGTCCGAGGCCtttatcaaaacaacaTTGTCGCTGTTAAGGTATGCAGATTCATTTTTAGAGGTCATACACAAACATGTTGCAGAAGGCGGGCATATGAGTGAACAATTCAATAAATACAATGGTTTTATGGAAGGTGCTGAAGATTTAACATGGAGCTATGGTTCCTTCTGGAGTGCAGTGAGGTGGAGAAGAAAAGCCAACCAAGTGGTTGATTTAGTCCTAAAGAGTTAA
- a CDS encoding uncharacterized protein (PKUD0B08460; similar to Saccharomyces cerevisiae YHR070W (TRM5); ancestral locus Anc_5.346) — protein sequence MWKYYSRIFFKRKNFNTPCLSCNIDSHMNFCRPFIRKMSSGVFLKQLKPPRNEGMTKLDKSKFLVTKKVWALLLPEIRYINEFIGRKKPSSSSIALSIPQKPSLVEYTKEELSDEEYKKISLKNTKLKALLLKDDIRVTENDERGLNTEPELLKCNVPESTYKRLKEIGAIYKIHTLNFDFDYWPYDDILKAILPDSLVEQCPSAFTVAGHLAHLNLKEQYMPYRHIIGEVILEKFPNIKTVVNKTNNITSEFRTFEMEILAGEDNLVVTQKESGCQFTFDFGKVYWNSRLATEHERLIKSFGTGEIVCDVMGGVGPFAIPAGKKSCLVFANDLNPESFKYLKMNINQNKVDQFVKPSNLDGREFIRKSPQLIAEFQRSTPYIKYTDKSQGPGKRQKKQVSDEDQDAQPSKKRKQLQFDVPLFPSHYVMNLPDSAITFVDSYVGLYTNGYPNMTKEQIKNLPGYKLPIINVHHFEKYKEDEVEGDIEKELEKRIHSKIVNQLNYDIPVSDIKYHVVRQVAPCKLMYCISFKLPEDVAFAA from the coding sequence ATGTGGAAGTATTATTCCagaatatttttcaagagGAAGAACTTCAATACTCCCTGTCTAAGCTGCAATATAGATTCTCACATGAATTTTTGTAGGCCGTTCATCAGGAAAATGTCGTCGGGAGTATTTCTAAAGCAGTTGAAGCCCCCTAGAAATGAAGGGATGACTAAACTCgataaatcaaaattcCTTGTTACGAAAAAAGTATGGGCATTATTGTTACCTGAAATTAGGTATATCAATGAGTTCATCGGAAGAAAGAAACCTTCATCGTCCTCTATTGCACTCAGTATTCCCCAAAAACCATCGCTAGTGGAGTATACAAAAGAAGAGCTATCTGACGAGgaatacaaaaaaatcagtttgaaaaatacaaaactgAAAGCTCTATTGTTAAAGGATGACATTAGGGTTacagaaaatgatgaaagaGGACTTAATACTGAGCCTGAACTATTGAAGTGTAATGTTCCTGAATCAACCTATAAAAGGTTAAAAGAAATAGGAGCCATTTACAAAATACATACTCTTAATTTTGACTTTGATTACTGGCCATACgatgatattttgaaggCTATTTTACCGGATTCCCTCGTGGAACAATGTCCTAGTGCGTTCACGGTAGCTGGGCATTTAGCACACTTGAATTTAAAAGAGCAGTATATGCCCTACAGACACATTATTGGAGAGGTTATTTTAGAAAAATTTCCGAACATCAAGACAGTTGtcaacaaaacaaacaatatTACATCTGAATTTAGGActtttgaaatggaaattcTAGCCGGAGAAGACAACCTTGTGGTTACACAAAAGGAGAGCGGCTGCCAATttacttttgattttggaaaGGTTTATTGGAATTCCAGACTTGCAACTGAGCATGAAAGACtaataaaatcatttgGAACAGGAGAGATAGTTTGTGATGTTATGGGTGGTGTTGGACCATTTGCAATTCCCGCAGGCAAGAAGTCATGTTTGGTTTTTGCGAATGATCTTAATCCTGAGTCTTTCAAATACCTCAAGATGAACATCAACCAAAATAAAGTTGACCAGTTTGTGAAACCTTCTAATTTAGATGGTAGAGAATTTATAAGGAAATCGCCTCAATTAATCGCAGAATTTCAAAGGTCCACACCTTACATCAAATACACTGATAAATCACAAGGGCCAGGTAAGAGACAAAAGAAGCAAGTTTCCGATGAGGACCAAGATGCACAACcgtcaaagaaaagaaagcaaTTACAATTTGATGTCCCATTATTCCCGTCCCATTATGTGATGAATTTACCTGACTCTGCAATTACTTTTGTTGACTCGTATGTGGGTTTATATACTAATGGCTATCCTAATATGACAAAAGAGCAGATCAAAAATCTTCCAGGCTATAAGTTGCCTATAATCAATGttcatcattttgaaaagtacaAGGAAGACGAAGTTGAGGGGGACATTGAAAAGGAGcttgaaaaaagaatacaTTCCAAAATCGTCAATCAACTAAACTACGATATTCCAGTATCCGATATTAAATATCATGTAGTAAGGCAAGTTGCACCATGTAAGCTGATGTACTGCATCTCCTTCAAATTACCCGAGGATGTTGCATTTGCTGCATGA